The DNA window TGGGGGCAGATCAGACGTAGTTTAGTCTAGGGTCAAGGCAGTTTACACTTTATGAACACGGAGCTAGACACGCGCGAGTGGACTGGACAAGGCACATGTGACTTGAACGCGATGACTGAGTTTTGGCCGAGTTAAGGTTTGTCCAGGAATGTTTTGGTCTTTTACTAGGAGCTTCGTCTACCCATTTAAAACTTGTTGGCAAGGTTCAAGAGATGTCATTCAATCGAGAAGGGTATCAATGGAGCTCCGGCATAAATAGTTTTAAGATCGAATAAggagtttaatttaaattctaaattcaCCAAAAGCTTCCTTCGAGTGTTTATAGTTAAAACTCAATGGACAAAACAAATTGGAAGTTTTGACAATTTCTagaatttagattttttaaacttttctaaaatttttaaatttctacAAACATGTAAGAAATCGACTAGGATTAGTCTTAAAAGGTTCTTAACATCATTTACAAATGATTGGAGCTTTTTGAATcattatttgtgaaataaacgCTAAAAATAGaaactcaattttttataatattcaatttaaaataggTGTTTTCGATTTAGGTCGATTGTTTCGAATTAACTTTGAAAGAAAACTCATAAACAATCTTATGATAATGTAATTTAAGAAATTGAAGAATCACACAGTATTAATGAACACataaactcaaataataaatttgagtgATTTAGACTAGGCTTATTAGACAAAGTATTCATGTTAATATGACAGCCATTTTGCTTTATAAATCTCAATATTTGGTTTGCGAgtaataatcttaaataaatcagcatgtatttttattagtgtgtcatgaggaagaagacaaagcCATGCCAGCCAGGCCATGCCAGCCAGGCCATGCCAGTCAGGCCATGCCAGTCAGGCCATGCCAGTCAGGCCATGCCAGCCAGGCCATGCCAGCCAGGCCATGCCAGCCAGGCCATGCCAGCCAGGCCATGCCAGCCAGGCCAGGCAATGTCAGGCCAGGAAATGTCAAGCCAGGCCAGGCCAGGCTATGCCAGGCCATGCCAGGCCAGGCCATGCCATGCCATGCCAGGCCATGCCATGCCATGCCAGGCCATGCCATGCCAGGCCAGGCCATGCCAGGCCAGGCCAGGCCAGGCCATGCCATGCCAGGCCATGCCATGCCAGGCCAGGCCATGCCATGCCATGCCATGCCATGCCAGGCCAGGCCAGGCCATGCCAGGCCATGCCATGCCATGCCAGGCCAGGCCAGGCCATGCCATGCCAGGCCAGGCCAGGCCAGGCCATGCCATGCCAGGCCGCCAACATTGGGCACGTTGGAGATGTTTTCGTCTGCATTCTATTGGTGTTGAGCGCTTGACATTAGCCTTCTATCTGTGTATGGGCTTCTGTTTGGCATTGCTGGCTATGCGCCTATGCTCCGTGTGGCCTCACATTTTTCTAATTTGGTCTTctcttcattttattattatttgtaaaatgcacaaaattaattaatagacttaacatttatttttacctatttatataaaattttttttttataaattttaggaatttataaataattactttgagatttaaatggatactttgtttaatttattgtttaaacCTTATACAATacttttctaaataattatttattttattttaccatttaaattttgattaatttgggagaaatggataaaacatttttcggatatagttatttaatttgttttagccttttaatttaatttatttgaataaacgaatttaatatttttcttaaataattatttaatttatatttttcatttaaattaattattttgggataaatgaatacaaaatttttcataattgattatttaatttaatttttgtcttttaattaattatttttgaaaaatgaatacaacaatttctctatagttatttaaattaatttagaattttaaattaattatattgagatatatgaatacaacatttttcataaatatttatttaatttattgttgacctttaaattaattattttgagataaatgaatataaaattttctctaaataattatttaattcatttttagtctttaaattaattattttgtgatacattaacacaatattttctctaaataattatttattttattttaaacccaTTTTTGAGTCTTATCattattggaaaaaaatattaccgactcatgattatttgaatattttctataaattaagtaaatttttaGTATCTATAGAATGCCCATTTGGATTCGAGTTTGGTTAAAACAGACTAGTTTTGGAAAAACGTGGATTCGAGTTTGTTATAAACACACTGTATTTTACTTATTGCTACCGGTGTCCCGCAACTATCTTTGAATTAAAAACGGTATTTAGCATTTGCCTTAGCATTATTTTGGAATTTCCCAACCACATTTGTAAGTACCGCTTAACATTGCAAATCGCTGGTTGCAAATTTAGTACTGGTGTTTACACTAACTATTTTAACATAATCTCCACTAAATCCAGATTTATGGTAgaaaaatccattttttctgAAACTATAACtgattatggttaaaatatatttgccataaaatttacaatatatattttattaatgaatttaatattttgcaATAGAAATTTCAATAAGATAagtttatttaacaataaaaatatattcaacataaactataataatgtataaaattatgaaCTGCAATATGTTTTACAATATccaatataacaaatatatgaaaatgaagCAATATAATTTGCATCTTTCTGTTAAAAGTATATTCAACAAATACTACAACATCTacactatttatataaaaacgtacattcaacaaaaaaaaaatgcattagcttttaaaattatgttacgCAATGCTCTTagcaataatatattaaatttcttacTACAATAATCTTCgcaatatctatatttataatttgtataatcaattacaaatatatgTGCAATTCGATTTGTATtatttcatttgaaattatatttata is part of the Impatiens glandulifera chromosome 1, dImpGla2.1, whole genome shotgun sequence genome and encodes:
- the LOC124934711 gene encoding RNA-binding protein 12-like, giving the protein MPARPCQPGHASQAMPVRPCQSGHASQAMPARPCQPGHASQAMPARPGNVRPGNVKPGQARLCQAMPGQAMPCHARPCHAMPGHAMPGQAMPGQARPGHAMPGHAMPGQAMPCHAMPCQARPGHARPCHAMPGQARPCHARPGQARPCHARPPTLGTLEMFSSAFYWC